DNA from Paludisphaera mucosa:
GAGCTGCAGGTTGGCGCCGTTGGTGGTCTGTTCGAAGTCGCCGTTCGACACGAGGTTGAGCCCCGAGGCGAGCGAGACTTCAGGTGCGGCCGCCGCCCAGGCCAGGGCGCAGACGCCCGCCACGATCGTGTTCTTCCAGTTCATAAGTGCTCCAGATGCCGTCGATTCACGATGGTTTTCGCGACGCCTTCGTCGAAGAGAGCCCGAACGCCGTGCCCGGGCCCAAGGAGTATCGAGATCGACCGGGCCGGATCGCAATCGCGATTGAGAGCATGGTGGCGAATTACAACATCATGATGATATATAAGAAGACGGTTGTCGATTCCATGGACCTCGATTCAATGGATGCGACGCATGGCGTCGGGCGTCGACGCGGGCTGCGGCGGGGTTTTGGAGGCGGGGCGTGACCCGGCCGAGCATGGGGCGTTAGCATGGAGGCCGGGGATTCCGAACGACCAGCCGGGGACGACCATGACGCCGGGACGACGACCGCTGAACTACGGGAACTTCGAAGAGATCGACGCCGACCTGGACCGCCTCCTGGAAGGGCATGAGACGGTCGGCGCCTGGACCCTGGGGCAGATCTGCCATCACCTGGCGACGGTGACGCAGAGGGTGCTGGCCGCGCCGGCGGACGCGACGCCGGACCTCTCGCTCCGCCTGAGCGACGAGGACCGCGAGCGGATCTTCGCGACGCGGAGCCTGCCCGAGGGGCTCCCCCTGGCCCGGGGGATGGAGGCGCCCGACGACGTCGAACCGCGTCGGGGCGCCGAGATGCTGCGCGAGGCGCTCGCGGCGATGGCCGCCGCGCCCGGGCCCCTGGCACCGCATCGGCTGCTGGGGCCGCTCACCATGGAACGATGGCGTGAGGTCGTCTGCATCCACTGCGGCCATCACCTGAGCTTCGCGGTCCCGGCGGAAGGGGGGGCGTCTTGAGCCTGCGGACGTGGATTGCGGCGGGCCTCGCGGCCGTCTCGACGGCCGTCGCCGCGTGCGCCGACGAGGCCCGGCCGAACGTCCTCTGGATCGTCGTCGACGACATGTCGCCGAATTTCGGCTGCTACGGCGAGACGGCGATCGCGACGCCGAACGTCGACCGGCTGGCCCGCGAGGGCACGCGGTTCTCCCGGGCGTTCGTCACGGCGCCGGTCTGCTCGGCGAGCCGCTCGGCGCTCATCACCGGGATGTACCAGACGACCATCGGGGCCCAGAACCACCGCAGCGGCCGGGGCGCCGAGACGATCCGGCTCCCCGAGGGCGTCGATCCGATCCCGGCCCTGTTCCGCCGCCACGGCTACTACACCGCGATCGGCTCGCCCCAGGGCGGCGGAAAGCTCGGCAAGACCGACTACAACTTCGAATGGGATCCCGGCCTGTACGACGGCGCCGACTGGAGCGGCCGCAAGCCCGGGCAGCCGTTCTTCATGCAGGTCCAGCTCAACGGCGGCAAGCAGCGCGAGAACGAGAACTGGTTGAAGACGGGCCGGAAGCGATTCGGCGTCACCATCCCCGACGTCGTCAAGCCGCCGCCCTACTACCCCCGCGACCCCGTCATCCTCGAGGACTGGGCCGCCTATCTCGACGCCGTCCGCCACACCGATCGCCAGGTGGGAGAGGTCCTGGCGCGGCTGGAGCGGGAAGGGATCCTGGACCGGACGGTCGTCCTGTTCCTGACCGACCACGGCATCAGCCACGCCCGCGGCAAGCAGTTCCTCTACGACGAGGGGATCCACGTCCCGCTCGTCGTCCGGGGCCCCGGCATCCCAAGTGGGGCCGTGCGCGACGACCTCGTCTCGCACATCGACCTCGCCGCCACGTCGCTCGCCCTGGCCGGCGCGCCGATCCCGAAGGCGATGCAGGCGCGCGACCTCTTCGCGAACGGCTACGCCCCCCGCGACGCCGTCTTCAGCGCCCGCGACCGCTGCGACGAGACCGTCGACCACATCCGCAGCGTGCGGACCGATCGCTACAAGTACATCCGCAATTTCCTGCCCGACCGCCCCCATCTCCAGCCGAACCGCTACAAGGACGCCAAGGCGATCGTCCGGCGGCTCCGCGAGCTGCACGCCGAGGGCAAGCTCGACGCCCATCAGGAGCGTCTGCTGTTCGCGCCGACCCGCCCGAAGGAGGAGCTTTACGACCTCCGGGCCGACCCGGACGAGATCCACAACCTCGCGGAGGACGTCGCGCATCGCGAGACGCTCGAAGCCCTCCGCAAACGCCTGGACGACTGGATCGTCGAGACCGGGGACCGGGGCGCGACTCCCGAGGCGGCGTCGATGTACGACAGCGACATGAAAGTCTACGTCGACGGCCAGAAGGCCGCGGAGGCCGAGATCCTGAGGCGGAACATCGCGATCATGAAAGGCTGGGCCGCCGAGGGGAAGTGAGGCCGTCGCCCGGCCCTTCCGGCCCTCATCGGCCCGCGAGCGGCATGCGGAACGTGAAGCAGGTCTCGCCCGCCGTCGAGGCGACTTCGAGCACGCCTTGATGGCCGCGGGCGATCTCCGACGCGATGTAGAGGCCCAGGCCCAGCCCCTCCTGGCCGGCCTCGCCGCCACCGCGGAAGAACGGCTGGAAGAGCCTCTCGCGGATCTCGGGCGGGATCGTGGGGCCGCGGTTCGCGACCGCGATCTCGAAGGCGTCCGTCGACGCGCCGGCGCGCACCCGGATCGGGCTGTCGGGGTCGCCGTGGGCGAGGGCGTTGGCGAGCAGGTTCGAGAGCATCTGGGCCAGCCGGCCGCCGTTGCAGAACACGGGCCGGCCGACCTGGATCTCGCGCAGCACCACGCGTCTCGGCCACGCGGATTCCAGCTCCATGACGACCTGGTTCAGGATTTCATCGAGGCCCTCTTCCTGCCTGCGGATCAAGGGGAGGCCGCCGCCGAGCCGGCCTCGGGCGAAGTCGAGCACGTCGTCGATCAGGGCGGACATCCGGCCGACGCTGCGATCGATCCGGCCCCGCACCTCGTCGGATTGGGGACCCTTGGGCAGTTGGCTCAGCAGGAACGCGCCCGCGCGGATCGACCCCAGGGGGTTCCGCAGGTCATGCCCCAAAACGGCGATGAACTGCTCGCGGAGCTGGGAGGCCTCGCGCTCGTCCAGGAGCGCCTTCTCGCTGGCCATCAGCCGCAACTCCGATTCCAGGTGGAGGGCGATGAGGCCGGCGAAGAGCCGGAACATCTCGATCGTCTCGGGCTTCTTCAACTGCGCCGGGCGGGGGTCGATGGCGCAGAGCGTCCCGAAGAACCGGCCGTCGGGCAGGACGATGGGGACGGAGATGTAGCTCCGGAACCCGTACCGCTTGGGCGTCGGGTGGCGGTCGTACCGTTCGTCCGCGTCGGCGTCCTCGATGACGACCAGCTCGCCGCTGCGGCGGATCTCGTCGCAGATGGTCGTGTCGACGACCAGTTCGCCGCCCGGCTGGAGGCCGAACGCGATCTCGTCGCGCACCGCGCAGGCGATCCAGCGCGACTCGGTCACGCGCGCCACGGCCGAGAAGCCCAGGCCCGTCGTCCGGCCGACGACCTCCAGGATCCGCGCCACGGACTCGATCCGGCCGACGGCCGCGATGTCGTCGCTGAAGTCTTCACTCATCCAATAACGTCCGATCGGCCCGGTTTCGATCCGCGACGGACGAGCCTCCTCGCCGCCGCCGGATATTCT
Protein-coding regions in this window:
- a CDS encoding sulfatase family protein; translation: MRTWIAAGLAAVSTAVAACADEARPNVLWIVVDDMSPNFGCYGETAIATPNVDRLAREGTRFSRAFVTAPVCSASRSALITGMYQTTIGAQNHRSGRGAETIRLPEGVDPIPALFRRHGYYTAIGSPQGGGKLGKTDYNFEWDPGLYDGADWSGRKPGQPFFMQVQLNGGKQRENENWLKTGRKRFGVTIPDVVKPPPYYPRDPVILEDWAAYLDAVRHTDRQVGEVLARLEREGILDRTVVLFLTDHGISHARGKQFLYDEGIHVPLVVRGPGIPSGAVRDDLVSHIDLAATSLALAGAPIPKAMQARDLFANGYAPRDAVFSARDRCDETVDHIRSVRTDRYKYIRNFLPDRPHLQPNRYKDAKAIVRRLRELHAEGKLDAHQERLLFAPTRPKEELYDLRADPDEIHNLAEDVAHRETLEALRKRLDDWIVETGDRGATPEAASMYDSDMKVYVDGQKAAEAEILRRNIAIMKGWAAEGK
- a CDS encoding GAF domain-containing sensor histidine kinase, which produces MSEDFSDDIAAVGRIESVARILEVVGRTTGLGFSAVARVTESRWIACAVRDEIAFGLQPGGELVVDTTICDEIRRSGELVVIEDADADERYDRHPTPKRYGFRSYISVPIVLPDGRFFGTLCAIDPRPAQLKKPETIEMFRLFAGLIALHLESELRLMASEKALLDEREASQLREQFIAVLGHDLRNPLGSIRAGAFLLSQLPKGPQSDEVRGRIDRSVGRMSALIDDVLDFARGRLGGGLPLIRRQEEGLDEILNQVVMELESAWPRRVVLREIQVGRPVFCNGGRLAQMLSNLLANALAHGDPDSPIRVRAGASTDAFEIAVANRGPTIPPEIRERLFQPFFRGGGEAGQEGLGLGLYIASEIARGHQGVLEVASTAGETCFTFRMPLAGR
- a CDS encoding DUF1569 domain-containing protein; protein product: MTPGRRPLNYGNFEEIDADLDRLLEGHETVGAWTLGQICHHLATVTQRVLAAPADATPDLSLRLSDEDRERIFATRSLPEGLPLARGMEAPDDVEPRRGAEMLREALAAMAAAPGPLAPHRLLGPLTMERWREVVCIHCGHHLSFAVPAEGGAS